The Gadus macrocephalus chromosome 1, ASM3116895v1 DNA window GGTGTTGAAGGGATTGGATGAGAAAATACGAGCCAGTGATTACATCGGGATCATAATTGACGAGACCGTCAACATAACGGTTGACAAAAAGTTGATACTGTATGTAAAATTGCAAGTGAGTGGAAGAGTGGAGACGTGCTTTGTGGGAAACTACGACGTACACTCCGGGACGGCACAGTGTATTTTTGATAAAGTAGCGGAGATTCTCCGCGGCAGGAATGTGGAGCTGTCCCGCGTAATCGGACTGGGCTCGGATGGAGCCAGCGTAATGATGGGGAGGCATGCTGGAGTTGGCGCTCTCCTGAAAAAATAGTGCGTTTTCCATCCAGGTGCACTGTGTTGCCCATCGTACTGCGCTGGCCGCGATAGATGCCGCTAAAGCTGTGGACCGAGTAGGAGCCTACAAGCGCACAATTTCCACTGTGTACTCATTCTACAAACACTCAGCTAGCAGGACCAATCGCCTCCGTCAATTAACAGCAACTCTGAGCGAAGAGGACATGACGAGTCTGAAGCAGCCATGCGCGGTCCGCTGGCTGTCATTGCATAGGGCAGTGGAGAGTATTAAAAAGAACTGGCCTGCTTTGGTGATGGAGCTAAATGAAGAAGCtgtgggaggaaatgcccaagcCCAAGGCCTCCTGGGACAAATCCAGCCATACAGCTTCATCGCCTTGATGCACACACTGGCTGATGTTCTCCCCGTGATGACCAAACTGAATTTGGTTTTCCAGAAAGAGGATGTAAATCTGGCCACAATCCGACCAATGGTTCAAGCATCCGTCTCGGCCCTCACACATCTACGAGATGCACCCGGTCCAGAAGAACAGAGGTACCAAACGGATTTCCAAGAAGGCATGTACAAAGGCATTCAAGTGACCCATGCAGGCGACCGGTCCGTTCAAGCCTTCAAAAATGCCCGAACAAGATACATTCAACACCTGATCGATGCTTTACACGCCCGTTTCCCTGACGATTCCCTGGATCTGCTTAACTGCTTCGACGTCCTTCTTAATCCCTCCCGATACCCACAGACAGCTGGtaagtaggcctataggctaGCCTATTTGATTACGTATGATGTAAAACATATAGCCTAAGTTAAAtagaatattatttttaaatgaccAATGCTCGCATATTCtggtcaataataataataggaccaataggcctactactaataatacagGCCTAACAATAGCCTAATAAGAGCCATAATGCAAATTATAAGGGCACTCGAGAGCTATAGGCCTCCGCTAAATTCTAGTCTGATACGCAAATGTTGTGAGTTTAATGGGTTCTTTAGGCCATGCTGTAACCGTCAAAATTGTGGTAAAAATCGTCCGTGTTGCCATAATAGGCTGCTGACAGACAATAATGAAAAGCGAGACAGTAGGCTAATGTAGGCCTAACAAAACTGATGTGTACAGTGTTACATGAACGTTGGAGACACAGAGGAATAACCAAGGAATAATTAGTTGTTTATTGgctaaaaataaaaagcacagTCTGATTGTCCCTCCGTTCCCTCAGCACTTCGGGAGTATGCAGAACCAGCCATCCAAACCATGCTGGGTCATTTTGGCCAAGAAATTGCAAGCGAGGACGATTCGGCCACAGCCACCACATTCATCGATGCCGCAAGCGCGAAGCGAGATGCCATCCCAATGATGACAGCCCTCCGCAGTTACGGGGGCTTGCATTTTTCATCGGCCTGCGAGATGCTCATAAGAGATTACGCGGAAATCTTCCCAGAGTGGGTCAAACTGGCAAAGGTAGCCTGTGTTATCCCCGTCTCCAGTGTGCCAGCGGAGAGAGGCTTCTCCCTGCAGAACCGCATAAAGACTGCTCAGCGAAGCCGCCTTGGGGAAGGAAGAGTCACAAGGCTTATGCGCATTGCAAGCAGCAGAGACACACTAGATACATTTGACTTTAATTCAGCAGCGGCACGCTTCACAGCTGCCAAATATCGAAAGaagtaaaatatattttttatttattttttgctgcCTAGTTCAAGTCGCGGCCGGCAATTCACTGTTTCTTATCCACTTTAAAATACTCCGGTCTCTTGTTACACTGTAGCGTAATTATTTTCATTACAGTCTGCATTTTATAATGTTACGCGCCAGTTTGTTTTACTGTAGGTAGCCTACTTTGTATTGTTTTAGGCTATTATTATTTATGCCTTGCCTTGCATTATAGACCTAAATAATTTTTGTTCGTCTGCACTTTAAAATGCAATGTTTAATTGTTCTGTCACCTGCCAACCTTTTAATTAAAAACACCAGGCTATAAATCGACATGCCTTGATGATTTTattctttatatagcctgcctatcaatttttttaagtgcaataaacacggacATTATATCCGACcgatttttttccaatttgaccggtaaaatgaaaccttcccggtcatatgaccggcaccaatttcttctagcggaaacactggATCACATGATCCCGTCCTTGAAGCTGCAGGTTGAGCGCATTGATGGCTCGTAATGTCACACAGAAACGCCCATTCACACCAAAACCCTTTGTCCCGGAGCTCTGTTGTGTCTTTCCCTTTGCTTTCCATGAACTGACATATTTCCTCACGCAACTCGAAACATCTGTTCAGCACCCTCCCCCGGCTTAGCCACCGCACCTCTGTGTGATAGACCACATCACCATATTCCGAACCAATCTCCACCAGAAAGGACTTGAATTGACGGTGATTTAAACCTTTGGCTCTAATGAAATTAACTGCTTGTGTTACAGTTCTCATTACGTGATCCATTTTCAAAGCTTTGCCACACAACGATTCCTGGTGTATGATGCAGTGATACGCTGTCAGCTCACCTGCGCCGTTCACCTCCAGCATCTTCTCCCGAATCCTGCCCACCAATCCATTCTTTAGACCGCACATCGCAGGCGCCCCATCCGTTGTTAGTCCCACAAGTTTATCCCAAGGCAGACCCATTTCattcacacatttgcacacctcATCAAAGAGATCCTTCCCGGTAGTTGTGCCATGCATTGATTTCAGTCCTAAAAGTTCCTCTGTAACGCGCAGGCTCGAGTCAACTCCACGGATGAAGATTGCCAGCTGGGCCGTATCTGATGTGTCGGTGCTCTCATCCACAGCGAGGGAGTATGCGATGAAATGTTTTCCCTTTTCCGTCAGCTGTTGTTGTAAATTGGTGAAGAGCTCACATACACGATCAGCAACGGTGTTTCTGCTCAGACTGACGTTTAAAAATGCTTGTCTTTTATCTGGGCACACGACATCGCAAACTTTTAACAAGCAGTTTTTTAGAAATTCTCCCTCGGTAAAGGGCCTGGCGGATTTAGCAATCTCGTCAGCCACAATGAAACTAGCCTTTACAGCAGCATCACTTTGTATTTTGGCTTTAACAAACAGTCGGCTGTGACACCAAACTTCGTTTCAACTCCACTACCTTCTGTAGCTTCTGCTGAATGTTCATATCCTTGTACTTGTCTTGATGTCTCGTTGCATAGTGCCGTCTTAAATTGTACTCTTTCGTGACAGCCACATCTGCCCCGCACACAAGACAGATGGGTTTGCCCTTCATATCGGTgaacatgtattttttttttttttttgggggaagCATCAGGTAGCTAACAAGTTTGCTAAAAAACCTAGGCTACTAGGTGATAAACAGTATGATGCTGCTGCAGTAAACATTCTAGACTAGAGGGCTACAGGTAGTGGGGGATGGGCTCACGCTTGCGGGCCTCGATT harbors:
- the LOC132466093 gene encoding uncharacterized protein LOC132466093, coding for MTSLKQPCAVRWLSLHRAVESIKKNWPALVMELNEEAVGGNAQAQGLLGQIQPYSFIALMHTLADVLPVMTKLNLVFQKEDVNLATIRPMVQASVSALTHLRDAPGPEEQRYQTDFQEGMYKGIQVTHAGDRSVQAFKNARTRYIQHLIDALHARFPDDSLDLLNCFDVLLNPSRYPQTAALREYAEPAIQTMLGHFGQEIASEDDSATATTFIDAASAKRDAIPMMTALRSYGGLHFSSACEMLIRDYAEIFPEWVKLAKVACVIPVSSVPAERGFSLQNRIKTAQRSRLGEGRVTRLMRIASSRDTLDTFDFNSAAARFTAAKYRKK